The Nitrosomonas sp. sh817 genome includes a window with the following:
- a CDS encoding ATP-binding protein, whose amino-acid sequence MMSLNQRILFSATLVLLIFIVGIAWMLDRAFYDSARLGVKDRLFAKVLMLMGDAEVEESGELDVPTNLLDAELGHVNSDTYAFIIGPGNHIIWRSTSSLNKPAPDLPLAEKGKKEFTQILINDAPYFVYRYGVAWETPSGDYPLTFYVITDAALFEAQIEQYREDLWGLLGVMAVLLLATQMLVLRWGLQPLRKVSTELSAIESGQQESVKGAYPSELQLLTDSINSLIAHEHKQQKRYRNGLADLAHSLKTPLAVLQGAIHSDDDETSRRKAIQEQIDRIDNIIQYQLRRAATAGSSPGMGTIALRPLADRIVNTVAKAYRNKQPEISVQIDDSIGLRIDEGDLMELLGNLVDNAFKWCRQRIQLSAAYHDHQVVIQVIDDGPGIQPDQIARILERGVRADQSTPGHGIGLAIVRDIVQVYGGELAIENHPAGGACITLRLKKAK is encoded by the coding sequence ATGATGTCGCTCAATCAGCGGATTCTATTCAGCGCCACATTGGTGTTACTGATTTTTATTGTGGGGATTGCATGGATGCTGGATCGGGCTTTCTATGACAGCGCGCGCTTAGGCGTCAAAGACCGGTTGTTTGCGAAAGTGCTGATGTTGATGGGCGATGCCGAAGTGGAAGAATCGGGAGAATTGGATGTTCCTACCAACTTGCTCGATGCCGAGCTCGGTCACGTCAATTCGGATACTTATGCCTTTATCATCGGCCCCGGCAACCATATCATCTGGCGCTCCACTTCTTCATTGAACAAACCGGCTCCGGACCTGCCGTTAGCGGAAAAAGGCAAAAAAGAATTCACGCAGATCCTGATCAACGATGCGCCTTATTTCGTTTACCGGTACGGCGTTGCCTGGGAGACACCCAGCGGCGACTATCCGCTAACTTTTTATGTGATCACCGATGCGGCGTTATTCGAAGCCCAGATTGAGCAGTATCGCGAGGATTTGTGGGGTCTGCTCGGCGTCATGGCGGTATTGTTGCTCGCCACGCAAATGTTAGTGTTACGCTGGGGGCTGCAACCGCTCCGCAAAGTTTCCACCGAACTCTCCGCGATCGAATCCGGGCAACAGGAAAGCGTCAAAGGCGCCTACCCGAGCGAATTACAGCTGTTAACCGACAGCATCAACTCGTTAATTGCTCACGAACACAAACAGCAAAAGCGTTACCGCAACGGCCTGGCCGATTTGGCACATAGCCTCAAAACACCATTAGCCGTACTCCAGGGTGCGATTCACAGCGATGATGACGAAACCAGCCGACGCAAGGCGATCCAGGAACAGATCGATCGCATCGACAACATTATCCAGTATCAACTCCGCCGCGCCGCCACGGCCGGCAGCTCTCCCGGCATGGGCACGATCGCGCTTCGTCCGCTGGCCGACAGAATCGTCAATACCGTAGCCAAAGCCTATCGCAATAAACAACCTGAAATATCGGTTCAGATTGACGACAGCATCGGACTGCGCATTGACGAAGGCGATTTGATGGAATTACTCGGCAATCTGGTCGACAATGCATTCAAATGGTGCCGGCAACGCATTCAGCTTTCCGCCGCCTATCACGATCATCAAGTCGTCATTCAGGTAATCGACGACGGCCCCGGTATCCAGCCGGATCAAATCGCCAGAATACTGGAGCGCGGCGTGCGCGCCGATCAATCCACCCCCGGGCATGGCATCGGTCTCGCCATCGTGCGCGACATTGTCCAGGTCTACGGCGGGGAACTAGCCATTGAAAATCATCCGGCTGGCGGAGCCTGCATCACACTGCGCCTGAAAAAAGCCAAATAA
- a CDS encoding response regulator transcription factor — translation MRILVIEDELRLQNQIRQQLETAGYMVDTCSDGDEGLFLATEYPIDAAIVDIGLPGKSGLEIIKALRERGSLLPILILTARSSWQDKVQGLEMGADDYLTKPFQMEELQARVKALLRRATGIPQTQLKCGPITVDVTSQIVTVNGNVIELTSFEYRLLEELARHHGEVLSKHTLSDYLYPHDEDRDSNVLEVMVGRLRRKLDPAGTLNPIETMRGRGYRFNLECNKS, via the coding sequence ATGCGCATCCTGGTCATTGAGGATGAATTACGTTTACAGAATCAGATCCGCCAGCAACTGGAAACAGCGGGTTACATGGTCGATACTTGCAGCGATGGCGATGAAGGCCTGTTTCTCGCCACTGAATATCCGATCGATGCCGCCATCGTGGATATCGGCCTGCCCGGCAAATCCGGTCTGGAAATTATCAAGGCATTGCGGGAACGCGGCAGTTTGCTGCCGATCCTGATCCTGACGGCGCGCAGCAGTTGGCAGGACAAAGTGCAAGGTCTGGAAATGGGCGCGGACGACTACCTCACCAAACCGTTTCAAATGGAAGAACTGCAAGCCCGGGTTAAAGCCTTGCTCAGACGTGCCACCGGCATTCCGCAAACACAGCTGAAATGCGGCCCTATCACGGTCGACGTCACTTCGCAAATCGTGACAGTTAACGGTAATGTCATCGAATTGACATCGTTCGAATACCGCTTGCTGGAAGAATTAGCGCGCCATCATGGCGAAGTGCTTTCCAAGCATACTTTATCCGATTACCTCTACCCGCACGACGAAGATCGCGACAGTAACGTACTCGAAGTCATGGTCGGGCGGTTGCGCCGCAAATTGGATCCGGCCGGCACCTTGAATCCGATTGAAACCATGCGAGGCCGGGGTTACCGGTTTAATCTGGAATGCAATAAATCGTGA
- a CDS encoding PepSY domain-containing protein yields the protein MRWKIAVFMIIIASAAVQATAGAHDTASGHPAYRDSTAGITEQNAITIAQRHFEGRVLAINQTDHAYRVKILSSQGRIHVVLIDVQHGTVISSH from the coding sequence ATGCGGTGGAAAATAGCAGTCTTCATGATCATCATCGCAAGCGCGGCCGTGCAAGCAACGGCGGGTGCACACGATACTGCGAGCGGACACCCGGCATACAGGGACTCGACCGCCGGTATTACCGAGCAAAACGCAATCACCATCGCACAACGGCACTTCGAGGGCCGCGTATTGGCAATTAATCAAACCGATCATGCTTACCGCGTTAAAATTCTCAGCAGCCAAGGTAGGATTCACGTGGTGCTAATTGATGTGCAACACGGTACGGTAATATCTTCGCATTAA
- a CDS encoding McrB family protein, whose protein sequence is MSTKIERLNTSITWFVGASFDGTEDQTPRFLAEGVWENGYEDKYLDIVKSMRVGDRIAIKSSYLRKHGLPFDNRGQIVSVMAIKAIGTITENYDDGRHVRVEWTKLEPIREWYFYTNRKTVWRVLPGDWMADGLIDFAFNGKAQDIERFRNDPFWRERFGSSISGKHRFGWIKFYEAVAGKLLIYRSNRSALVAGLEEISGRVEGIGYLLDQYADGTTGFLKDICPFTTIGLFNRGLTETKRIAIARELGRFLGVEEPAPDTFDGIPLLNPQNSWFFPFEKDRKPDQIDALWNVFAAAIKLADSDTDEARDEFVKAFDHANGRPNVAWNLTFGLYWIRPWTFLGLDSDSRAYVTKKLGVSLGLRGPKKRCNASDYLAAMDVLVSRFQEASYPVHSYPELSLEAWHYQEPASEATASDTHDNDEAADDGSEDVTQEAPQSAIPIAPYTIEDILRDGCFLEREEIVHLLDRLRMKKNLILQGPPGTGKTWLAKRLAFALMGQKDDSKVRAVQFHPNLSYEDFVRGWRPSGDGKLSLADGIFMEAIKAVAKNPLSEWVVVIEEINRGNPAQIFGELLTLLEAGKRTPNEALELCYPDADGKRRPIHIPENLYVIGTMNIADRSLALVDLALRRRFAFVNLEPRLGSVWRDWVIKECAIDPALALDIERRMTELNNRIETDPQLGKQFKIGHSYVTPVQRLKAEGTRNWFVQIVETEIGPLLEEYWFDAPEKAREARIRLVQNW, encoded by the coding sequence ATGAGTACAAAAATCGAGCGGTTAAATACGAGCATTACTTGGTTTGTCGGTGCCAGCTTCGATGGAACTGAAGATCAGACGCCGCGCTTCCTTGCCGAGGGAGTTTGGGAAAATGGCTATGAAGATAAATACCTCGATATTGTGAAGTCTATGCGTGTTGGCGATCGCATTGCCATCAAATCATCTTACTTAAGAAAACATGGTCTGCCATTCGATAATCGTGGACAGATAGTTTCGGTTATGGCGATTAAAGCGATTGGAACGATTACGGAAAATTATGATGATGGCCGGCATGTTCGGGTTGAATGGACAAAGTTGGAGCCGATCCGGGAATGGTACTTCTACACTAATAGAAAAACCGTTTGGCGTGTACTGCCGGGTGATTGGATGGCGGATGGGTTGATCGATTTTGCCTTTAACGGCAAAGCGCAAGATATCGAACGATTCCGGAATGATCCATTTTGGCGGGAAAGATTTGGTTCTTCCATTTCCGGTAAACATCGTTTCGGCTGGATAAAGTTTTATGAAGCGGTTGCCGGCAAGCTGTTAATTTACCGCAGCAACAGGTCAGCGCTTGTCGCAGGTCTTGAAGAAATTTCCGGGCGTGTTGAAGGAATTGGTTATTTATTGGACCAATATGCAGATGGAACGACAGGTTTCCTAAAGGATATCTGTCCATTTACCACAATAGGATTATTTAATCGCGGTTTGACGGAAACTAAGCGCATCGCCATTGCAAGGGAGCTGGGCCGGTTTCTCGGTGTTGAAGAGCCTGCGCCGGATACCTTTGATGGTATTCCATTGTTGAATCCTCAGAACTCATGGTTCTTTCCTTTCGAGAAGGATCGTAAACCGGATCAAATCGATGCGCTATGGAATGTTTTTGCGGCAGCAATTAAGTTGGCGGATTCCGATACTGACGAAGCACGGGATGAATTCGTGAAAGCATTCGATCATGCCAATGGCCGGCCGAATGTTGCATGGAATTTGACTTTCGGTTTGTACTGGATAAGACCCTGGACATTCCTGGGTCTTGACAGTGATTCGAGAGCATACGTTACCAAGAAACTCGGTGTGTCACTCGGTCTGCGCGGACCTAAAAAGCGCTGCAATGCTTCAGATTATCTTGCTGCTATGGATGTGCTGGTATCAAGATTTCAAGAAGCTTCTTACCCGGTTCATTCCTACCCCGAGCTTTCGCTGGAAGCATGGCATTACCAAGAACCAGCGAGTGAAGCTACGGCAAGCGATACTCATGATAATGACGAGGCAGCGGATGACGGCTCCGAGGATGTGACTCAAGAGGCTCCCCAATCCGCAATACCCATCGCACCGTACACTATCGAAGATATTTTGCGGGATGGCTGTTTTCTGGAGCGGGAAGAGATCGTTCATTTGCTTGATAGACTGCGCATGAAGAAGAATTTGATCCTCCAAGGACCGCCCGGCACTGGCAAGACGTGGTTAGCAAAACGGCTGGCGTTTGCTTTGATGGGGCAAAAGGACGATAGCAAAGTCCGTGCAGTCCAGTTCCATCCGAATCTATCCTACGAAGATTTTGTGCGAGGCTGGCGGCCAAGTGGCGATGGAAAATTATCACTGGCGGATGGTATTTTTATGGAAGCAATCAAGGCTGTTGCTAAAAACCCATTATCAGAGTGGGTCGTTGTCATTGAAGAAATCAACCGCGGGAATCCAGCGCAGATCTTTGGCGAGCTATTGACGTTGCTGGAAGCAGGTAAGCGTACGCCCAATGAAGCATTAGAATTATGCTATCCCGATGCGGACGGTAAGCGCCGCCCGATCCATATTCCGGAAAATTTGTATGTAATTGGCACCATGAACATCGCGGATCGATCGCTGGCTTTGGTTGATCTGGCGCTGCGGCGCCGTTTTGCTTTTGTGAATCTGGAGCCTCGCTTAGGCAGTGTGTGGCGTGACTGGGTGATCAAAGAATGCGCGATTGATCCTGCGCTGGCGTTAGACATCGAACGCAGGATGACCGAATTGAACAATCGGATCGAAACTGATCCGCAGTTAGGTAAGCAATTCAAGATTGGTCACAGCTATGTGACACCGGTTCAGCGGCTCAAGGCGGAGGGCACTAGAAATTGGTTTGTGCAGATTGTCGAAACCGAAATCGGTCCGCTGCTTGAGGAATATTGGTTTGATGCGCCAGAAAAAGCGCGGGAAGCGCGTATTCGTCTGGTGCAGAATTGGTGA
- the mcrC gene encoding 5-methylcytosine-specific restriction endonuclease system specificity protein McrC, with amino-acid sequence MQPVMLKGNPVAGDNSAAEGRIGRIPVRNLWLLMLYASDLFRTSAIGKVGLEDNPDELPDLIAEILAHAVEKRLRGHLSSGYRPRYAVLNRVRGRIDSLTTERNQLLARGLVACRFDELSINTPRNRFVRAALESVSKIVQKDLAHRCRVLADRMKNMGVCSFVPTRAEMSADRFGRHDGDDRFMVAAAKLAFDMALPLETAGASMLLLPSREERWVRQLFESAIGGFYTIALSQQGWRVQCGRKLEWGIERKTAGIDKILPDMRTDVILEHAPTGRRIVIDTKFTTIVTSGWYREETIRSGYLYQIYAYLQSQAQRGDPLADSASGLLLHPSVGVTVDETAVIQGHSIRFATVDLAATSVEIRSQLLHRCLGPWFNELS; translated from the coding sequence ATGCAACCGGTAATGCTTAAGGGAAATCCGGTTGCAGGAGATAATTCAGCCGCTGAGGGCCGCATCGGGCGTATTCCAGTCCGTAATCTCTGGCTATTGATGCTCTATGCCTCGGATCTGTTTCGTACTTCCGCGATTGGGAAAGTGGGATTGGAGGATAATCCCGATGAATTACCCGATCTTATTGCGGAAATTCTCGCACATGCGGTGGAAAAACGATTGCGCGGCCATCTTAGCAGCGGCTATCGCCCTCGTTATGCCGTGCTTAACCGGGTACGCGGGCGAATTGATTCGCTGACAACCGAGCGGAACCAATTATTGGCGAGAGGCTTGGTGGCATGCCGTTTTGATGAACTGTCAATCAATACGCCCCGTAATCGCTTCGTCAGAGCAGCTTTGGAGTCGGTATCAAAGATTGTGCAAAAGGATCTCGCGCACCGCTGCCGGGTATTGGCGGATAGGATGAAGAATATGGGGGTGTGCAGCTTCGTGCCAACGCGTGCGGAAATGAGTGCTGACCGGTTTGGCAGGCACGATGGCGATGATCGATTCATGGTAGCCGCGGCAAAGCTTGCTTTCGATATGGCGCTACCGCTAGAAACGGCAGGGGCAAGTATGCTGCTATTGCCTTCGCGCGAAGAGAGATGGGTACGTCAACTCTTTGAGAGCGCTATTGGCGGTTTTTACACCATAGCGCTCAGTCAGCAGGGATGGCGCGTGCAGTGCGGAAGGAAACTGGAATGGGGCATCGAACGGAAGACCGCAGGAATCGATAAGATTCTGCCTGACATGCGAACGGACGTGATACTTGAACATGCCCCCACAGGGCGAAGAATTGTCATTGATACGAAATTTACAACCATTGTAACGAGTGGCTGGTATCGTGAAGAGACGATACGGAGCGGTTATCTCTACCAGATTTACGCTTATCTTCAGTCTCAGGCGCAACGAGGGGATCCGCTTGCGGACTCGGCCAGCGGGTTGCTATTGCATCCATCGGTTGGCGTTACGGTTGATGAAACCGCCGTCATTCAGGGTCATAGTATTCGATTTGCGACGGTCGATCTTGCAGCAACATCGGTAGAGATCCGTTCACAGCTGTTACATCGATGTCTGGGTCCTTGGTTTAATGAATTATCCTAG
- a CDS encoding DUF1624 domain-containing protein, translated as MSFDNNTHRITAIDWLRGIVMMLMALDHASWFFNEQRIFADSVLLYEPGVHFAADQFFTRWITHICAPTFIFLAGASIAVSNFQRRRQGMSGAVIDRELLMRGAFIALLDIVLFSLVGGKPVLQVLYAIGISMMLMVYLQRLGTEAVFWLAILIIAGGESLLMLLWQPGGDVPLWLALTFAPDFGATYTVLYPALPWLGMMMLGWVFGQWLLTRPSGATAPHRLLLTCGWLALTLFVIVRGLDGYGNLFMHLEGNTLVHWLHVSKYPPSLAYTLLELGLMAIVLSLLMRLESFNKTINRNNPVLIFGQTALFFYLAHFVILRIMEIFFERGSLEQTYVITLLTLVILYPVCRAYRTLKWRYPQSLLRFL; from the coding sequence ATGTCATTCGATAACAACACACACCGCATCACCGCCATCGATTGGTTGCGCGGCATCGTGATGATGCTGATGGCGCTTGACCACGCTTCGTGGTTTTTCAACGAACAACGCATTTTCGCCGATTCCGTGTTGCTGTATGAACCGGGCGTTCACTTCGCCGCGGATCAATTTTTCACGCGTTGGATCACCCATATCTGCGCACCCACGTTTATTTTTCTTGCCGGCGCATCGATCGCCGTTAGCAATTTCCAGCGCCGCCGGCAAGGCATGAGCGGTGCCGTCATCGACCGTGAGTTATTGATGCGCGGCGCGTTTATCGCATTGCTCGACATCGTGCTGTTCTCGCTGGTCGGCGGCAAACCGGTGCTGCAAGTGCTGTACGCCATCGGCATCAGCATGATGTTGATGGTCTATCTGCAACGCCTCGGCACCGAGGCCGTTTTCTGGCTGGCAATCCTGATTATCGCAGGCGGCGAATCCCTGCTGATGCTGCTGTGGCAACCGGGCGGCGACGTGCCGCTTTGGCTCGCGCTCACATTCGCGCCGGATTTCGGCGCAACCTACACCGTACTCTATCCCGCCTTACCGTGGCTCGGTATGATGATGCTCGGCTGGGTCTTCGGCCAATGGCTTTTAACCAGACCTTCCGGCGCTACAGCCCCTCACCGGTTATTGTTAACGTGCGGTTGGCTGGCGCTGACGCTGTTCGTCATCGTCCGCGGTCTCGATGGTTATGGCAACCTGTTCATGCACCTGGAAGGCAACACTCTGGTGCACTGGCTGCACGTCAGCAAATACCCGCCCAGTCTGGCTTACACGCTGCTCGAATTGGGCTTGATGGCGATCGTGCTGTCGCTGCTGATGCGGCTGGAGTCGTTCAATAAAACCATCAACCGCAACAATCCGGTGCTGATATTTGGCCAGACCGCATTATTTTTCTACCTCGCACATTTTGTGATATTGAGAATAATGGAAATTTTCTTTGAACGCGGCAGCTTGGAGCAAACCTACGTAATCACGTTGCTCACGCTCGTCATCCTCTACCCCGTCTGCCGCGCGTACCGCACGCTGAAATGGCGGTATCCGCAAAGCCTTTTGCGCTTTTTGTAA
- the proB gene encoding glutamate 5-kinase, with amino-acid sequence MLKQARRVIIKVGSSLVTNQGKGLDHHALAGWAAQIAALKQAGKDIILVSSGAIAEGMQRLNWDTRPTALYELQAAAAVGQMGLAQAYASSFSRHGLQTAQVLLTHEDLSNRKRYLNARSTLTTLLKLNIIPIINENDTVATDEIRFGDNDTLAALVTNLVEADALVILTDQAGLYTSDPRKDPTAKLLSEVHAGDPALEKMAGGVGSGISRGGMQTKVIAAKRAARSGADTIVASGHEADVLVRLSRDEAIGTRFVAKLPVLAARKQWLADYLQVRGYVTLDHGAVKALTADGKSLLPIGVTGVNGEFERGETVACLDPDGREIARGLINYSAVETQKILKQPSSEIETILGYVDEPELIHRNNLVLL; translated from the coding sequence ATGCTGAAACAAGCACGCCGCGTCATCATCAAAGTAGGCAGCAGCCTGGTCACCAACCAAGGCAAGGGACTCGACCATCACGCCCTGGCAGGCTGGGCCGCGCAAATCGCCGCGCTCAAACAAGCTGGCAAGGATATCATCCTGGTTTCTTCCGGTGCGATTGCCGAAGGCATGCAACGATTGAACTGGGACACCCGGCCAACTGCATTATACGAGCTTCAAGCAGCGGCAGCGGTCGGTCAAATGGGACTGGCGCAGGCTTATGCATCCAGCTTCTCGCGACACGGTCTGCAAACCGCGCAAGTGCTTTTGACGCACGAAGATCTGTCGAACCGCAAGCGCTACTTAAACGCACGTTCGACACTGACGACGCTGCTCAAACTGAACATCATCCCGATCATCAACGAGAACGACACCGTCGCCACCGACGAAATCCGTTTCGGCGACAATGACACGCTGGCGGCGCTGGTCACCAACCTGGTCGAAGCCGATGCATTGGTAATCCTGACCGATCAGGCCGGTTTGTATACCAGCGATCCGCGCAAGGACCCCACAGCGAAACTATTGAGCGAAGTACACGCCGGCGATCCGGCGCTGGAAAAAATGGCCGGCGGCGTCGGCAGCGGCATTAGCCGCGGCGGCATGCAAACCAAAGTGATCGCCGCCAAACGCGCGGCGCGCAGCGGCGCGGATACCATCGTCGCTTCCGGACATGAAGCCGACGTGCTGGTGCGCTTGAGCCGGGACGAAGCGATCGGCACCCGTTTCGTCGCCAAATTGCCGGTGCTGGCGGCACGCAAGCAATGGCTCGCCGATTATCTGCAAGTGCGCGGCTATGTCACACTCGATCACGGCGCGGTCAAAGCCTTGACCGCTGACGGCAAAAGCCTGTTGCCGATTGGCGTAACCGGTGTCAACGGCGAATTTGAGCGCGGCGAAACGGTTGCCTGTCTTGATCCGGACGGGCGAGAAATCGCACGTGGACTGATCAACTACAGCGCAGTCGAAACGCAAAAAATCCTAAAACAACCCAGCAGTGAAATCGAAACAATTCTGGGCTATGTGGATGAACCGGAACTCATTCACAGGAATAATCTGGTTTTACTGTAG
- the cgtA gene encoding Obg family GTPase CgtA produces MKFIDEAIIQVFAGKGGDGVASFRREKYIPRGGPNGGDGGRGGSIYAIADRNINTLIDYRYARMHRAKNGQNGQGSDRYGKSADDIVLRMPVGTLIKDGITGEIVADLVHDQQKVLLAKGGNGGLGNLHFKSSTNRAPRQFTYGEPGQELELKLELKVLADVGLLGMPNAGKSTLIRAVSAARPKVADYPFTTLQPNLGVVRVDYNRSFVMADIPGLIEGAAEGVGLGHRFLKHLTRTRLLLHVVDMSPLNEETDLVHEARALVEELRKYDQSLYQKPRWLVLNKTDMIPAERRDQLCQEFLQKLDWQDKYFIISALTGEGCQLLTYTIMDYLEHHLLPEPEPEPKNPGNSDSDNELLNSC; encoded by the coding sequence ATGAAGTTTATTGATGAAGCGATCATCCAGGTGTTTGCCGGCAAAGGCGGCGATGGTGTCGCAAGTTTCCGTCGGGAAAAATACATCCCCAGAGGCGGGCCTAACGGCGGTGATGGCGGGCGCGGTGGCAGCATATATGCCATTGCGGACCGCAACATCAATACGTTGATCGACTATCGCTATGCTCGGATGCACCGCGCTAAAAACGGCCAAAATGGCCAAGGCTCCGACCGTTACGGCAAAAGCGCGGACGATATCGTGTTGCGCATGCCGGTCGGCACTTTGATCAAAGATGGCATTACCGGAGAGATCGTCGCCGACTTGGTACATGACCAGCAGAAAGTACTGCTGGCCAAAGGCGGTAACGGCGGTCTTGGCAACTTGCACTTCAAATCCAGCACCAACCGCGCGCCCCGCCAGTTCACTTATGGTGAACCGGGACAGGAACTCGAGTTAAAACTAGAACTGAAGGTGCTTGCCGATGTGGGATTATTGGGCATGCCGAATGCCGGCAAATCCACCTTGATCCGCGCCGTATCCGCCGCTCGCCCCAAAGTCGCGGATTATCCGTTCACCACGCTGCAACCGAATCTTGGCGTGGTGCGCGTCGATTATAACCGCAGCTTTGTCATGGCCGATATTCCAGGATTGATCGAAGGCGCCGCCGAAGGTGTCGGACTCGGACATCGCTTCCTCAAGCATTTAACCCGTACCCGGCTATTACTGCATGTTGTCGATATGTCGCCGCTTAACGAAGAAACGGATTTGGTGCATGAAGCCCGTGCACTAGTTGAAGAATTGAGAAAATACGATCAGTCCCTGTATCAGAAACCGCGTTGGCTGGTGCTCAACAAGACCGACATGATTCCGGCTGAACGGCGCGACCAGCTCTGCCAGGAATTTCTCCAGAAACTGGACTGGCAGGATAAATACTTCATCATTTCGGCGCTAACCGGAGAAGGCTGTCAATTGCTCACGTACACCATCATGGACTATCTCGAGCATCATCTGTTGCCGGAACCGGAACCCGAGCCGAAAAACCCCGGAAATTCTGATTCTGACAATGAATTATTGAACTCATGCTGA
- the rpmA gene encoding 50S ribosomal protein L27, whose product MAHKKAGGSSRNGRDSHSKRLGVKSYGGELIPAGSIIIRQRGTTVHPGENVGMGKDHTLFAKITGKVNFSIKGPFNRKIVSVIPV is encoded by the coding sequence ATGGCACATAAGAAAGCAGGTGGAAGTTCCAGGAACGGTCGTGATTCACACTCAAAACGTCTTGGAGTTAAAAGCTATGGCGGCGAACTGATCCCGGCAGGCTCGATTATTATTCGCCAACGGGGCACAACAGTTCACCCCGGAGAGAATGTCGGCATGGGAAAAGACCATACGCTATTCGCCAAGATAACAGGGAAAGTCAATTTTAGTATTAAAGGTCCGTTTAATCGTAAAATTGTCAGTGTTATTCCAGTGTAA
- the rplU gene encoding 50S ribosomal protein L21 yields the protein MYAVIKTGGKQYRIQVGEKLKVEQLDVENGSELMIDQVLMVADGDKVTVGTPLVSGAKVSATVLGQGRHDKIRIFKMRRRKHYQRHQGHRQNYTEIQITGISA from the coding sequence ATGTATGCGGTCATAAAAACCGGCGGTAAGCAATATCGAATACAAGTAGGTGAGAAACTGAAAGTAGAGCAACTGGATGTAGAAAACGGCAGTGAACTGATGATTGATCAGGTATTGATGGTTGCGGATGGCGACAAGGTAACTGTAGGAACGCCTCTCGTCAGCGGCGCGAAAGTTAGCGCAACGGTACTTGGCCAAGGGCGTCATGACAAAATCCGCATTTTCAAGATGCGCCGCCGGAAACACTATCAAAGGCATCAAGGTCACCGGCAGAATTACACTGAAATACAAATAACCGGTATTTCGGCTTAA
- the ispB gene encoding octaprenyl diphosphate synthase — MSIENIRSYIARDMEIVDDVIREKLHSHVALIRQVSEYIINSGGKRLRPALVILAAGAFGYPGKFHYNLAAIVEFIHTATLLHDDVVDESELRRNRETANALFGNATSVLVGDFLYSRAFQMMVEVDNMRVMQVLADATNTIAEGEVLQLLNCRDPQVTEDNYLQVIRYKTAKLFEAASRLGAILGKASPEDENAMSIYGMHLGTAFQLIDDMLDYTGNNHDIGKNLGDDLAEGKPTLPLIYAMRVGTPEQAAVIRKAIEDGGKDGFQPVLNVIRETAALDYAKQCAQAEVATATAAIAALPESKNKECLLQLAHFAVTRHY; from the coding sequence GTGTCAATCGAAAATATAAGAAGTTATATCGCCCGGGATATGGAGATCGTCGATGATGTCATCCGGGAAAAGTTGCATTCTCATGTTGCATTGATTCGCCAAGTCAGTGAATATATTATCAATAGCGGGGGTAAACGGTTACGTCCGGCATTGGTAATTCTAGCAGCCGGCGCTTTCGGCTATCCTGGTAAATTTCATTATAATCTCGCAGCCATCGTGGAGTTCATTCATACCGCGACGTTACTGCACGACGATGTAGTCGATGAATCCGAGTTGCGTCGAAATAGAGAAACCGCGAATGCGTTGTTCGGCAACGCCACCAGCGTGCTGGTCGGTGATTTTCTTTACTCCCGGGCGTTTCAGATGATGGTGGAAGTCGACAATATGCGCGTGATGCAAGTGCTGGCCGATGCGACGAATACCATAGCCGAAGGCGAAGTATTGCAACTGTTGAATTGCCGGGACCCGCAAGTGACAGAAGATAATTACCTGCAAGTCATTCGTTATAAAACCGCCAAACTGTTTGAGGCAGCCAGCCGGTTAGGCGCGATTCTGGGTAAGGCATCGCCGGAGGATGAAAATGCAATGTCGATTTATGGCATGCACTTGGGTACCGCATTCCAGTTGATCGATGACATGCTCGACTATACGGGAAATAATCACGACATCGGTAAAAATTTGGGTGATGATCTGGCCGAAGGAAAGCCGACGCTGCCGCTTATTTATGCGATGCGTGTCGGAACTCCCGAACAGGCCGCCGTCATCCGCAAGGCGATTGAGGACGGCGGTAAGGACGGGTTTCAACCGGTTTTGAATGTCATTCGTGAAACGGCGGCTCTGGATTACGCCAAACAATGCGCGCAAGCCGAAGTTGCGACGGCAACCGCAGCGATTGCCGCTTTACCGGAATCGAAAAATAAAGAATGTTTGCTGCAATTGGCGCATTTTGCCGTCACGCGTCATTATTGA